In the genome of Salmo trutta chromosome 18, fSalTru1.1, whole genome shotgun sequence, one region contains:
- the LOC115152912 gene encoding NHP2-like protein 1 has translation MTEAEVNPKAYPLADATLSKTILDLVQQASNYKQLRKGANEATKTLNRGISEFIVMAADAEPLEIILHLPLLCEDKNVPYVFVRSKQALGRACGVSRPVIATSVTIKEGSQLKPQIQSTQMAIERLLV, from the exons ATG aCTGAAGCCGAAGTGAATCCCAAGGCCTACCCCCTGGCCGACGCCACGCTGTCCAAAACCATCCTGGACCTCGTTCAGCAAGCCTCCAACTACAAACAGTTGAGGAAAGGGGCCAATGAGG CCACCAAGACATTGAACCGTGGTATCTCCGAGTTCATTGTGATGGCTGCTGATGCTGAGCCACTGGAGATCATCCTCCACCTGCCACTGCTCTGCGAGGACAAGAATGTCCCCTACGTGTTTGTGCGCTCCAAGCAGGCCCTGGGGCGCGCCTGTGGGGTCTCCCGCCCGGTCATTGCCACCTCGGTCACCATCAAAGAGGGTTCTCAGCTGAAGCCCCAGATCCAGTCTACCCAGATGGCCATTGAGAGACTGCTGGTCTGA